A single Anopheles funestus chromosome 2RL, idAnoFuneDA-416_04, whole genome shotgun sequence DNA region contains:
- the LOC125762605 gene encoding myosin heavy chain, muscle isoform X4, producing the protein MPKPPVQVGDDPDPTEFLFVSLEQKRIDQSKPYDSKKACWVPEEKEGYVLGEIKATKGELVTVALPGGETKDFKKDLVSQVNPPKYEKCEDMSNLTYLNDASVLHNLRQRYYAKLIYTYSGLFCVVINPYKRYPLYTNRCAKMYRGKRRNEVPPHLFAVSDGAYVNMLTNHENQSMLITGESGAGKTENTKKVIAYFATIGASGKKDENAEKKGSLEDQVVQTNPVLEAFGNAKTVRNDNSSRFGKFIRIHFTGSGKLAGADIETYLLEKARVISQQTLERSYHIFYQIMSGSVKGLKEICFLSNNIHDYHIVAQGKTTIPSVDDGEEMQITDEAFNVLGFTQEEKDNIYRITSAVMHMGRMQFKQKGREEQAEADGTEDGDKVAKLLGVATDDLYKNLLKPRIKVGNEFVTKGQNKDQVTNSVGALCKGIFDRLFKWLVKKCNETLDTKQKRAQFIGVLDIAGFEIFDFNGFEQLCINFTNEKLQQFFNHHMFVLEQEEYKKEGINWAFIDFGMDLLACVELIEKPMGILSILEEESMFPKATDQTFAEKLMTNHLGKSAPFMKPRPPKPGIPAGHFAIGHYAGVVSYNITGWLEKNKDPLNDTVVDQFKKGSNALMVEIFADHPGQSADPAAAKGGRGKKGAGFATVSSSYKEQLNNLMTTLKSTQPHFVRCIIPNEMKTAGVVDAHLVMHQLTCNGVLEGIRICRKGFPNRMMYPDFKLRYLILAPAAMQAETEGKKAAEKCFEAIGLDPDSYRIGHTKVFFRAGVLGQMEEFRDERLSKIMSWMQAWCRGYLSRKEFKKMQEQRVSLEIVQRNLRKYLKLRTWAWWKLWQKVKPLLNVSRVEDQIAKLEEKAQKAQEAYEKEEKMRKELEALNSKLLAEKTALLDSLSGEKGALQEYQEKAAKLTAQKNDLENQLRDTQERLAQEEDARNQLFQTKKKLEQEIASQKKDAEDLELQIQKIEQDKASKDHQIRNLNDEIAHQDELINKLNKEKKMQGEVNQKTAEELQAAEDKVNHLNKVKAKLEQTLDELEDSLEREKKLRGDVEKAKRKVEGDLKLTQEAVADLERNKKELEQTVLRKDKEISALSAKLEDEQSLVGKLQKQIKELQARIEELEEEVEAERQARAKAEKQRADLARELEELGERLEEAGGATSAQIELNKKREAELAKLRRDLEEANIQHEGTLANLRKKHNDAVAEMAEQVDQLNKLKTKAEHDRANMYNELNNTRTACDQLSREKAAQEKIAKQLQHTLNEVQSKLDETNRTLNDFDASKKKLSIENSDLLRQLEDAESQVSQLSKIKISLTQQLEDTKRLADEEARERATLLGKFRNLEHDLDNLREQVEEEAEGKGDIQRQLSKANAEAQLWRSKYESEGVARAEELEEAKRKLQARLAEAEETIESLNQKCVALEKTKQRLATEVEDLQLEVDRASSIANAAEKKQKAFDKIIGEWKLKVDDLAAELDASQKECRNYSTELFRLKGAYEEGQEQLEAVRRENKNLADEVKDLLDQIGEGGRNIHEIEKSRKRLEAEKDELQAALEEAEAALEQEENKVLRAQLELSQVRQEIDRRIQEKEEEFENTRKNHQRALDSMQASLEAEAKGKAEALRMKKKLEADINELEIALDHANKANAEAQKNIKRYQQQLKDVQSALEEEQRARDDAREQLGISERRANALQNELEESRTLLEQADRGRRQAEQELSDAHEQLNEVSAQNASIAAAKRKLESELQTLHSDLDELLNEAKNSEEKAKKAMVDAARLADELRAEQDHAQTQEKLRKALEQQIKELQVRLDEAESNALKGGKKAIQKLEQRVRELESELDSEQRRHADAQKNLRKSERRIKELTFQSEEDRKNHERMQDLVDKLQQKIKTYKRQIEEAEEIAALNLAKFRKAQQELEEAEERADIAEQAATKFRTKGGRAGSVQRGASPAPQRQPSAMPVLAGLNLPTFDDHGF; encoded by the exons ATGCCGAAGCCACCAGTTCAGGTCGGAGATGATCCCGATCCAACTGAGttccttttcgtttcgcttgaGCAGAAGCGTATCGATCAGAGCAAGCCGTACGACTCCAAGAAGGCTTGCTGGGTTCCGGAAGAGAAGGAGGGCTATGTGTTGGGTGAAATCAAGGCCACCAAGGGTGAGCTGGTCACCGTCGCTCTGCCGGGTGGTGAG ACCAAGGACTTCAAGAAGGACTTGGTGTCCCAGGTCAACCCACCGAAATACGAGAAATGCGAGGATATGTCCAACTTGACATATCTTAACGATGCCTCTGTACTCCATAACTTGAGACAGAGATACTACGCTAAGCTTATCTAC ACCTACTCGGGCTTGTTCTGCGTTGTCATCAACCCGTACAAGCGTTACCCGCTGTATACCAACCGTTGCGCCAAGATGTACCGTGGCAAGCGCCGTAATGAAGTGCCGCCCCATCTGTTCGCCGTCTCTGACGGTGCCTACGTCAACATGTTGACCAACCACGAGAACCAGTCTATGTTGATTACCGGTGAATCTGGTGCCGGAAAGACTGAGAACACGAAGAAGGTCATTGCGTACTTCGCCACCATTGGCGCTTCGGGCAAGAAGGACGAGAACGCTGAGAAGAAGGGCTCCCTGGAAGATCAGGTCGTCCAGACTAACCCCGTACTTGAGGCCTTCGGTAACGCTAAGACCGTCCGTAACGATAACTCGTCTCGTTTC GGTAAGTTCATCCGTATCCACTTCACTGGAAGCGGTAAGCTGGCTGGTGCCGATATTGAGACTTACCTGCTGGAGAAGGCCCGTGTCATCTCGCAGCAGACTCTGGAGCGTTCGTACCATATCTTCTACCAGATCATGTCTGGTTCCGTCAAGGGATTGAAAG AAATCTGTTTTCTCTCCAACAACATCCATGACTACCATATCGTGGCCCAGGGCAAAACGACAATCCCGAGCGTAGACGATGGAGAAGAAATGCAGATCACCGAT GAAGCCTTCAACGTTCTGGGTTTCACTCAGGAGGAGAAGGACAACATCTACCGCATCACTTCCGCTGTCATGCACATGGGTCGCATGCAGTTCAAGCAGAAGGGTCGCGAAGAGCAGGCTGAGGCTGATGGTACCGAGGATGGTGACAAGGTTGCCAAGCTGCTCGGTGTCGCCACTGACGATCTGTACAAGAATCTGCTGAAGCCCCGTATTAAGGTCGGTAACGAGTTCGTCACCAAGGGTCAGAACAAGGACCAGGTCACCAACTCGGTCGGTGCCCTTTGCAAGGGTATCTTCGATCGTCTCTTCAAGTGGCTCGTCAAGAAGTGTAACGAGACTCTGGACACCAAGCAGAAGCGTGCCCAGTTCATTGGTGTACTGGATATTGCAGGTTTCGAAATCTTCGAC TTCAACGGTTTCGAGCAGCTTTGTATTAACTTCACCAATGAGAAGCTGCAACAGTTCTTCAACCACCACATGTTCGTCCTGGAGCAGGAAGAATATAAGAAAGAGGGTATTAACTGGGCCTTCATCGATTTCGGTATGGACTTGCTGGCCTGTGTCGAGCTGATCGAAAAG CCCATGGGTATCCTGTCGATTCTTGAGGAAGAGTCTATGTTCCCGAAGGCCACTGATCAGACCTTTGCTGAGAAGCTGATGACCAACCATCTCGGCAAGTCGGCTCCGTTCATGAAGCCGCGCCCACCGAAGCCAGGTATCCCGGCTGGTCACTTCGCCATCGGTCACTACGCTGGTGTTGTGTCGTACAACATCACCGGATGGCTTGAGAAGAACAAGGATCCGCTGAACGACACTGTCGTCGACCAGTTCAAGAAGGGTAGCAACGCCCTGATGGTTGAGATCTTCGCTGATCACCCAGGCCAGTCGGCTGATCCGGCCGCTGCCAAGGGAGGTCGTGGCAAGAAGGGCGCTGGTTTCGCCACTGTCTCGTCCTCGTACAAGGAACAGCTGAACAACCTGATGACGACGCTGAAGTCTACTCAGCCTCACTTCGTCCGTTGTATCATTCCCAACGAAATGAAGACGGCCGGTGTCGTTGATGCTCACTTGGTCATGCACCAGCTGACTTGTAACGGTGTACTTGAAGGTATCCGTATTTGCCGTAAGGGCTTCCCTAACCGCATGATGTACCCTGACTTCAAGCTGCG TTATCTGATCTTGGCCCCAGCCGCCATGCAGGCTGAGACTGAGGGAAAGAAGGCAGCCGAGAAGTGCTTCGAAGCCATCGGTCTGGACCCCGACTCCTACCGTATTGGTCACACCAAG GTCTTCTTCCGTGCCGGTGTCCTGGGTCAGATGGAGGAGTTCCGTGATGAACGTCTCAGCAAGATCATGTCCTGGATGCAGGCCTGGTGCCGTGGTTACCTGTCGCGTAAGGAGTTCAAGAAGATGCAGGAACAGCGCGTCTCCCTGGAGATCGTCCAGCGCAATCTGCGCAAGTACCTGAAGCTGCGTACCTGGGCCTGGTGGAAGTTGTGGCAGAAGGTCAAGCCTCTGCTTAACGTTTCCCGTGTTGAGGACCAGATTGCT AAACTAGAAGAGAAGGCCCAGAAGGCTCAGGAAGCCTATGAGAAGGAAGAGAAGATGCGCAAGGAGCTGGAAGCTCTCAACAGCAAGCTGTTGGCTGAGAAGACCGCTCTGTTGGATTCGCTGTCCGGTGAAAAGGGAGCCCTCCAGGAATACCAGGAGAAGGCCGCCAAGTTGACCGCCCAGAAGAACGACCTGGAGAACCAGCTGCGC GACACCCAGGAGCGCCTGGCCCAGGAAGAGGATGCCCGCAACCAGCTCTTCCAGACCAAGAAGAAGTTGGAGCAGGAAATTGCCAGCCAGAAGAAGGACGCCGAGGACCTGGAACTGCAGATCCAGAAGATTGAGCAGGACAAGGCCTCCAAGGATCACCAGATCCGCAACTTGAACGATGAGATTGCCCACCAGGATGAGCTCATCAACAAGCTGAACAAGGAGAAGAAGATGCAGGGTGAGGTCAACCAGAAGACCGCCGAGGAACTGCAGGCCGCCGAAGACAAGGTGAACCACCTGAACAAGGTGAAGGCCAAGCTGGAGCAGACTCTGGATGAGCTGGAGGACTCGCTCGAGCGTGAGAAGAAGCTCCGCGGTGATGTTGAGAAGGCTAAGCGCAAGGTTGAGGGTGACCTGAAGCTGACCCAGGAGGCTGTTGCCGATCTGGAGCGCAACAAGAAGGAGCTGGAGCAGACCGTCCTGCGCAAGGACAAGGAAATCTCCGCTCTGTCCGCCAAGCTGGAAGACGAACAGTCGCTGGTTGGCAAGCTGCAGAAGCAGATCAAGGAACTGCAGGCTCGCATTGAGGAGCTTGAGGAGGAAGTCGAGGCCGAGCGTCAGGCCCGCGCCAAGGCTGAGAAGCAGCGTGCTGATCTGGCTCGCGAGCTTGAGGAACTGGGCGAGCGTCTGGAGGAGGCTGGCGGTGCCACCTCGGCCCAGATTGAGCTGAACAAGAAGCGTGAGGCTGAGCTGGCTAAGCTGCGTCGCGATCTGGAGGAAGCCAACATCCAGCATGAGGGCACTCTGGCTAACCTGCGCAAGAAGCACAACGATGCCGTTGCTGAGATGGCCGAGCAGGTCGATCAGCTGAACAAACTGAAGACCAA GGCTGAACACGACCGCGCTAACATGTACAATGAGCTGAACAACACCCGTACTGCCTGCGACCAGCTGTCCCGCGAAAAG GCCGCCCAGGAGAAGATCGCCAAGCAGCTGCAGCACACTCTGAACGAAGTACAAAGCAAGTTGGACGAAACCAACCGCACTCTGAACGATTTCGATGCCTCCAAGAAGAAGCTGTCGATCGAGAACTCCGATCTGCTGCGCCAGCTGGAGGATGCCGAGTCGCAGGTGTCGCAGCTGAGCAAGATCAAGATCTCGCTCACTCAGCAGCTCGAGGATACCAAGCGTCTTGCCGACGAGGAGGCTCGCGAACGCGCCACTCTGCTGGGCAAGTTCCGCAACCTGGAACACGACCTGGACAATCTGCGCGAGCAGGTTGAGGAGGAGGCTGAGGGCAAGGGAGACATCCAGCGCCAGCTCAGCAAGGCCAACGCTGAGGCTCAGCTGTGGCGCAGCAAGTACGAGTCCGAGGGTGTTGCCCGCGCCGAGGAGCTTGAGGAAGCTAAGCGTAAGCTGCAGGCCCGCCTTGCCGAGGCTGAGGAGACCATTGAGTCGCTGAACCAGAAGTGCGTTGCCCTGGAGAAGACCAAGCAGCGCCTGGCCACCGAGGTCGAGGATCTGCAGCTCGAGGTTGACCGTGCCTCGTCGATTGCCAATGCTGCCGAGAAGAAGCAGAAGGCCTTCGACAAGATCATTGGAGAATGGAAGCTGAAGGTCGACGATCTGGCCGCCGAGCTGGATGCCTCGCAGAAGGAGTGCCGCAACTACTCGACCGAGCTGTTCCGTCTGAAGGGTGCCTACGAAGAGGGCCAGGAGCAGCTTGAAGCTGTTCGCCGTGAGAACAAGAACCTGGCCGATGAGGTCAAGGATCTGCTGGACCAGATCGGTGAGGGTGGCCGCAACATCCATGAGATTGAGAAGTCTCGCAAGCGTCTGGAAGCCGAAAAGGACGAACTCCAGGCCGCTCTGGAGGAGGCTGAAGCCGCCCTGGAGCAGGAGGAGAACAAGGTTCTGCGTGCTCAGCTTGAACTGTCTCAGGTCCGTCAAGAAATTGACCGCCGCATCCAGGAGAAGGAAGAAGAGTTCGAGAACACCCGCAAGAACCACCAGCGCGCCCTGGACTCGATGCAGGCTTCCCTGGAGGCTGAAGCCAAGGGCAAGGCCGAGGCTCTGCGCATGAAGAAGAAGCTGGAAGCCGACATCAACGAGCTGGAAATTGCTCTGGATCACGCCAACAAG GCTAACGCTGAGGCCCAGAAGAACATCAAGCGctaccagcagcagctgaaGGATGTCCAGAGTGCCCTGGAAGAGGAACAGCGCGCCCGCGACGATGCCCGCGAACAGCTGGGTATCTCGGAACGCCGTGCCAACGCCCTCCAGAACGAACTGGAAGAATCGCGTACCCTGCTGGAACAGGCCGACCGTGGTCGCCGCCAGGCCGAGCAGGAGCTCAGCGATGCTCACGAACAGCTGAACGAAGTGTCCGCCCAGAACGCTTCGATCGCCGCCGCCAAGAGGAAGCTCGAGTCTGAGCTGCAGACTCTGCACTCGGATCTGGATGAGCTGCTGAACGAGGCCAAGAACTCCGAGGAGAAGGCCAAGAAGGCAATGGTTGATGCCGCCCGCCTGGCTGATGAGCTGCGCGCCGAGCAGGACCATGCCCAGACCCAGGAGAAGCTGCGCAAGGCACTTGAGCAGCAGATCAAGGAACTGCAGGTCCGCCTGGACGAAGCCGAATCGAACGCCCTGAAGGGAGGCAAGAAGGCCATCCAGAAGCTGGAACAGCGCGTCCGCGAGCTCGAGTCGGAGCTGGACAGCGAACAGAGACGACATGCCGATGCCCAGAAGAACCTGCGCAAGTCGGAGCGTCGCATCAAGGAGCTGACCTTCCAGTCGGAGGAAGACCGCAAGAACCACGAGCGCATGCAGGATCTGGTTGACAAGCTGCAGCAGAAGATCAAGACTTACAAGAGGCAGATTGAGGAAGCCGAGGAGATCGCCGCCCTCAACTTGGCCAAGTTCCGCAAGGCCCAGCAGGAGCTGGAGGAGGCCGAGGAGCGCGCCGACATTGCCGAACAAGCTGCCACCAAATTCCGTACCAAGGGAGGACGTGCCGGTTCCGTACAGCGTGGTGCTAGCCCAGCA CCCCAGAGACAGCCGTCTGCCATGCCTGTTCTTGCAGGACTGAACCTTCCCACATTCGACGATCACGGTTTCTAA